From a region of the Panicum virgatum strain AP13 chromosome 2K, P.virgatum_v5, whole genome shotgun sequence genome:
- the LOC120694880 gene encoding putative 4-hydroxy-4-methyl-2-oxoglutarate aldolase 2, producing MAALPLATAEVCDANPHLIMNGELRALHPIFQIYGRRQVFAGPIVTLKVYEDNVLIREFLEEKGHGRVLVVDGGGSMRCAILGGNPVQQAQNNGWAGIVVNGCIRDVDEINGCDIGVRALNSHPMKANKKGIGEKHVPVTMAGTRICDGEWLYADTDGVLVSRTELTV from the coding sequence ATGGCTGCCTTGCCACTGGCCACTGCTGAAGTATGTGATGCTAATCCTCATTTGATTATGAATGGCGAGCTTCGTGCTCTCCATCCCATCTTCCAAATCTACGGAAGGCGCCAAGTTTTTGCTGGTCCTATTGTGACCCTGAAGGTCTACGAGGACAATGTTCTGATCCGTGAGTTCCTTGAGGAGAAAGGCCACGGCAGGGTCCTTGTGGTTGATGGTGGTGGGAGTATGCGCTGTGCCATTCTGGGTGGCAACCCTGTCCAGCAGGCACAGAACAATGGGTGGGCTGGCATTGTGGTGAATGGGTGTATCAGGGATGTTGATGAGATCAACGGCTGTGACATTGGTGTTCGAGCTCTCAACTCCCACCCGATGAAGGCAAACAAGAAGGGCATTGGTGAGAAGCATGTCCCTGTGACCATGGCAGGAACTAGGATTTGCGATGGCGAATGGCTCTATGCCGATACAGATGGCGTTCTTGTCTCGAGGACGGAGTTGACTGTGTAG